ATGACATTGGGCATCCCTTCATAAAATGAGGGAATCATCACCGCATCGCAACAGAGGTAATGTTTCATTAACTCGTACCGATCCAAAAAGGCCATGTGTGTGAAATGAATTTCATTATGGGTCAAGTCTTCTAGCAGATCCGGGTCAATGTCACCAATGAACAGGAAATGGAATTGCTCTTTGAGGTTGGTCTTACTAAATGCTTCCAAGAAGAAGTCTATTCCTTTCTTGGCTTTCAGCTGTCCCATAAAACCTAAGGTCAGTTGCGCTGATAGTTCTTGCTTCCATCTGCGCGCAAAGTCCAGCTCTCCGGGAGCAGGATCCCAATCGGAAATTGCGATCCCATTCGGCACAAAATGCACTTCAACTTCTGGCAACCACTGATTGACCTTCCACGCTTTTTCTCTGGAAACTGAAAATACCTTTCTTGATTCCTTCAACGCATATTCCAGCGTGTCTCTTTTCCGTGGAGTAAAAATAGATGTATCAAAATCATTGCCCCGAAGAAAAGTGATCAGTTCAATTCCTAGCCACTTTTTAAAAATCGGGGCACCAATCATAGAAAGGTAACCTCCAAATGCCACGATGTAATCAAAATCGCCTAATGTTTTGAGATAGGTCCAGGTGACATTCAGCGTATGTGCCTCACTTTCATAGTAATAAACTGGCGTCCGTCCTCCCCCTTGTTGCTGTACCCTTACCATCGGTTGTTTTTGGCTCGTAAAAT
This DNA window, taken from Cytophagales bacterium, encodes the following:
- a CDS encoding glycosyltransferase family 4 protein encodes the protein MRLLWLTENYPPQRGGMAQSCDRIVDGLRKAGYIIEVIHFTSQKQPMVRVQQQGGGRTPVYYYESEAHTLNVTWTYLKTLGDFDYIVAFGGYLSMIGAPIFKKWLGIELITFLRGNDFDTSIFTPRKRDTLEYALKESRKVFSVSREKAWKVNQWLPEVEVHFVPNGIAISDWDPAPGELDFARRWKQELSAQLTLGFMGQLKAKKGIDFFLEAFSKTNLKEQFHFLFIGDIDPDLLEDLTHNEIHFTHMAFLDRYELMKHYLCCDAVMIPSFYEGMPNVMLEAGALGIPVIASAVDGMKDLLEHNKDGLLFKAGDLDACRRVLYDFAAHEFREEMGKALQQKILNQYTSEHETEEYIKHLQ